The Natrinema caseinilyticum genomic sequence GTGGTCGAACGACTCGAGGGGCTCGTCGCCACCGTCGACCGCGACGGTCACGGACTCGTCCTGAACGTACGGGGGGTAGTCGCCAGTGAAGTCGATGTCGCTGTGGTCGAACGAAATCGTCGTCGTCCCTGTCGGCGCGTCGGCTGCGACCCGGACGGTCAGCGTCGCGATCGTTCCGTTTCCGGTCGCCCCCCCGGCAGCCGGCACGCGGCGCTGCTCGAGAACGGCGGTTCCCTGCTCGTGGGCGACAGCCGCACCGGCGTGAATTTCGGTGTTGTTTCCTTCGAGCCACGGCCCCCGTTCGACGTCGGTAATCTCTAGATATTCGGGGTTGTACTGGGCGACCAGCGTGACGTTCGACACGCCCTCGCCGCCGTGACCACCTCGGCTCTGTAACGTGACGTCGATTTCGACCGTGTCGCCGGGCGCGACCTCGGGTTGCGAACGGTCCGGCGACAGGATCGCGACCTGGTCGATCGCGGTGGCCGTTCCGACGATCCCTCCCACCGAGAGCGCGAGCAGAACGGTCGTTGCCGTGACGAGGATTGCGGTCCGTCTCTCGAAACGGCGGTCGCCGTCGTCACGTTCGGAACTCATCGCTCGGGTTGGTTTCGATAGGGGGCGGCACACGTTTACCGGTTTTGACGCCGGCCGAGTGAGTGGTGTGCGGTGAAACGCCCGACGAGCGGCGGGGGCTGACGGCGGGGAAAAACGAGCGAACGCTCTTTCGTGTGCGTCTGCTGTAGCGACGCGTGGTCGGTCTCGGCACCTACTGGATAATCGACGCGACGTGGTCGTATCGGGTTACGAGTTGGGTTTCGTGATCGTAGTTGATGACACCGACGTCCGCCATCGCGGGCAGGTGGGAGTGGTGAAGTGCGATCCTCGCACTGGTCGGATCGGCAAACTGACCGCCGTCGTGAGCGCCGAGTCGGTCCGCGAGTCGTTGGACCGAGAGCGGTCGATCGCTCGTTTCGAGCAGATAAAGCAGGTGCATTCGAACGGGGTCGACGAGGGTCTCGAGCAGCCCTTCGGCGTTCTCGCTCTCGCAGAGTTCGAGGACGGCGGAGAGATCGGCGGGGTGGACCGGCGATTCGTCGACGAGCGCGACGCCGTCGGCGCTCCAGTCGACGATGTCGTACGCCTCGAGTCGCGGCAGATGGTTGTGAACGAGACTGGTCCGCACCTCGTGTCGTCCCTTGCCGTTCGAGGCGCCAGTCGACCGACCGAGCAACTCCGTCGTCAGTTCCGACAGCGACAGCCGAGCCGTCCGAGACCCGAGGGCCTCGAGAATACGAAGCCGTCGGGGATGACGAAGGACATCGTAACACTCCGCTGGCACGTTTGACAACGGCTCGGGTGTGTTATCGTCGCCGAGATGAGCGTTCGAACTCATTACTCAACCCAAATTCTGCAACGGGCATAAGCCCGTTTCCAAAACGATTTGGGCCCCGAAGTTCGCTGTTACGGAAGTAACAACGGCGTAACTCGCTGAAACTGCCGAATACGGCAATTGTGGGATATTTCCGATGGAAATTCACGTGTGGCATACTCGGGACAGTCGTGTTACCTGGACTTCCGTGCGAACGTGATTCAGTCTACCTCTCAGTGGACCGACAATATACTGGCGCGAATACGTTCGCGTCCCGATCGGACGGACACGGTCAGCGCCGCCACCGACCGCTCCAACGGCGGTTCGGTCGGCGGCCGAAGACTGGGGCACTGGCCCCGCGCGCCGAGGTGCGGAGTCGCCAAATCTGGGTCGGTTCCACGGCACTTTTGCGTTCACGACCCGTAGTAGAGGGTATGCTCATGGTACGCGGTCGCGCTGGCGGAACGGAACTCACCGGGACGCTCTACGAACGGGGTGAACGAGCCCCGTCGTTCAGGGGCGCCCCGGACGAAGACGCCGCGTACGTCTGGGTCTGCGACGAGTTCTACGAAGTCGACAGCGGCGGGACGACCCAGCTCGTCGACGGCCGCGAGGTCAACCTCGCCTTC encodes the following:
- a CDS encoding cohesin domain-containing protein; protein product: MSSERDDGDRRFERRTAILVTATTVLLALSVGGIVGTATAIDQVAILSPDRSQPEVAPGDTVEIDVTLQSRGGHGGEGVSNVTLVAQYNPEYLEITDVERGPWLEGNNTEIHAGAAVAHEQGTAVLEQRRVPAAGGATGNGTIATLTVRVAADAPTGTTTISFDHSDIDFTGDYPPYVQDESVTVAVDGGDEPLESFDHADPNDLALDPELAESNSAAGSNESDGKTAENGGEEPIPGFTPGSTLAAIAFAVVGLWAGRYDHRT
- a CDS encoding DUF7344 domain-containing protein, which produces MSSNAHLGDDNTPEPLSNVPAECYDVLRHPRRLRILEALGSRTARLSLSELTTELLGRSTGASNGKGRHEVRTSLVHNHLPRLEAYDIVDWSADGVALVDESPVHPADLSAVLELCESENAEGLLETLVDPVRMHLLYLLETSDRPLSVQRLADRLGAHDGGQFADPTSARIALHHSHLPAMADVGVINYDHETQLVTRYDHVASIIQ
- a CDS encoding DUF7113 family protein, translating into MLMVRGRAGGTELTGTLYERGERAPSFRGAPDEDAAYVWVCDEFYEVDSGGTTQLVDGREVNLAFESPMPRGFDTREQALDGAREHIRTQFARIGVDPDDVILEVEKTDAEDRRE